In a single window of the Eshraghiella crossota genome:
- a CDS encoding OmpA/MotB family protein, translating into MARKKNEDPPIKTDGWMNTFSDLMNLLLCFFVMLFSMSTIDAEKFQEVIASFSSSYSVLDGGSTGIDDGMLIASGASQLTQLSEYYSSMGASDDDSDKSEIDKAQDLIGKEELKDSEQMGDKIENLLDKMGQSNNIEVQVTQHYVCLNMKGALLFNSASATLTSDAEKVLSDVAVILKMYEDNLIEIEGHTDNVPINWDIFTSNNVLSDYRALAVFDFLVDKGISPVKLKHSGRGEYNPIASNDTAEGRAQNRRVEIKIYNSYNS; encoded by the coding sequence ATGGCTAGAAAGAAAAATGAAGATCCACCAATTAAAACAGATGGCTGGATGAATACTTTTTCTGATCTTATGAATCTGCTTCTTTGCTTTTTCGTTATGCTTTTCTCAATGTCAACTATTGATGCCGAGAAATTTCAGGAAGTTATAGCATCTTTTTCTTCAAGTTACAGTGTCCTTGACGGAGGCTCTACGGGAATTGATGACGGAATGTTAATTGCCAGCGGGGCGAGCCAGCTTACCCAGCTTAGCGAGTATTACAGCAGTATGGGTGCCAGTGACGACGACAGTGATAAATCTGAAATTGACAAGGCACAGGATCTTATAGGCAAAGAAGAACTGAAAGACTCAGAACAGATGGGTGACAAAATAGAGAATCTCCTTGATAAGATGGGACAGAGCAATAACATAGAGGTTCAGGTTACACAACATTATGTATGTCTGAATATGAAAGGCGCATTGCTTTTCAATTCTGCATCGGCTACCCTCACAAGTGATGCGGAGAAAGTTTTGTCAGACGTAGCAGTGATTTTGAAGATGTATGAGGATAACCTAATTGAGATAGAAGGCCATACGGACAATGTTCCGATTAACTGGGATATTTTTACAAGCAATAATGTGCTTTCGGATTACAGGGCACTTGCTGTTTTTGATTTCCTTGTTGATAAAGGCATAAGTCCTGTTAAACTTAAACATTCGGGACGAGGCGAATACAATCCTATTGCTTCCAATGACACAGCAGAAGGCCGTGCCCAGAATAGAAGAGTTGAAATTAAAATATATAACAGCTATAACAGTTAA
- a CDS encoding flagellar FlbD family protein — translation MIELTKLNDIKFSVNPELIEIVETTPDTVITLTTGRKLIVKESRQDIKNLVLSYKRKIYSELLKID, via the coding sequence ATGATAGAACTCACAAAACTCAATGATATAAAATTTTCTGTTAATCCGGAACTTATTGAAATTGTAGAAACTACGCCGGATACGGTTATTACACTTACTACCGGACGAAAATTAATAGTAAAAGAAAGTAGACAAGACATTAAAAATTTAGTATTATCTTATAAGAGAAAAATTTATTCCGAATTACTGAAAATTGATTAA
- a CDS encoding motility protein A, which yields MDLATLIGLIACIALVIMGIITGDDGVAALKNFVDFKSILITFGGAFGATLISHKMKDFIGGLKGFALALKQRNYDQTEAIKNIIELSNVARKEGLLALEEAAENIEEPFMKKGILLIVDGTEPDLVRAILETEITCVEQRHKKVAGFWDTLAAMGPAWGMVGTLIGLINMLKNMSDASALGPNMAVALITTLYGSMLANWIAMPIANKLRVNNSDEIILKEVMIEGLLSIQAGENPRVIEEKLKSFLSPNDRNSYGDGQEGGGDQVDG from the coding sequence ATGGATTTAGCAACACTTATTGGATTAATTGCGTGTATCGCTCTTGTTATTATGGGTATTATTACCGGTGATGACGGAGTGGCTGCACTTAAGAACTTTGTTGATTTTAAGTCAATACTTATTACATTCGGCGGAGCCTTCGGTGCTACATTAATATCACATAAGATGAAAGACTTTATAGGAGGTCTTAAAGGCTTTGCACTTGCTTTAAAACAGCGTAATTATGATCAGACAGAAGCAATTAAGAACATTATTGAGCTTTCCAACGTAGCACGTAAGGAAGGTTTATTGGCATTGGAGGAGGCAGCAGAGAACATAGAGGAACCTTTTATGAAAAAGGGTATTCTTCTCATAGTTGATGGTACAGAACCTGATCTTGTGCGTGCTATTCTTGAGACTGAGATTACATGTGTGGAACAAAGACATAAGAAAGTTGCGGGCTTTTGGGATACATTGGCTGCAATGGGTCCTGCGTGGGGTATGGTAGGTACTCTTATAGGACTTATCAATATGCTTAAGAATATGTCAGATGCAAGTGCCCTCGGACCTAATATGGCCGTAGCACTTATTACAACTTTATATGGCTCAATGCTTGCCAACTGGATTGCAATGCCTATTGCCAATAAACTTCGAGTTAATAACTCAGATGAAATAATACTTAAGGAAGTTATGATTGAAGGCCTTCTTTCAATACAGGCAGGAGAGAATCCTAGGGTAATTGAAGAGAAACTTAAGTCATTCCTTTCTCCAAATGACAGAAACAGTTATGGTGACGGACAGGAAGGTGGAGGTGACCAGGTAGATGGCTAG
- a CDS encoding flagellar basal body-associated FliL family protein has protein sequence MKKGMINFVILALVLVNLVLSVILVFTFVPAVSKTNNLVGKIAKIVDLNVSGDSTENGAPSAEDIEYVQVKFSDDETSQVFTLKQGASDSKVHYLKLSVTIKLDKRQSDYKDKKKLIESTMTTYLGSAVGDIVIEYTKEEASNSKKEMENRLLKALQAYYDTGAIYDVSFPEYVVS, from the coding sequence ATGAAAAAAGGCATGATTAATTTTGTCATTCTTGCATTGGTTTTAGTCAATCTTGTTTTATCGGTAATACTTGTATTTACATTTGTACCGGCGGTTAGCAAGACTAATAACCTTGTTGGCAAAATTGCAAAAATTGTGGATCTGAATGTCAGTGGAGACAGTACTGAGAATGGTGCTCCATCAGCAGAAGATATAGAATATGTGCAGGTTAAGTTCAGCGATGACGAGACAAGTCAGGTATTTACTCTTAAGCAGGGAGCTTCGGACAGCAAAGTACATTATTTAAAACTTTCTGTTACAATCAAGCTTGATAAGAGACAGTCTGACTATAAGGATAAAAAGAAACTTATAGAAAGCACAATGACAACATATCTCGGAAGCGCGGTAGGAGATATTGTTATTGAGTATACTAAGGAAGAGGCAAGCAATAGCAAGAAAGAGATGGAAAACAGACTTTTAAAAGCCCTTCAGGCTTATTATGATACAGGGGCAATATATGATGTGTCTTTCCCTGAATATGTTGTTTCATAA
- the fliM gene encoding flagellar motor switch protein FliM translates to MGEVLSQSEIDNLLKQLNSGELDVEEMKNTEEKTVKDYDFARPAKFSKEHLRTLEIIFEHYGRLLSTNLPAYLRMPVQVEVKTSEAVIYSEFSNALSNPVLLGVVDFEPLDGNIVLEIASNLGFVIIDRLLGGAGKPLSKGRDFSEIELSIIERIFNICVNLLREPWQNVLSIVPRMERIETNSQFAQIISPSEMIAIVTISIKLGDTEGLMNVCLPYSVLEPVMDKLNTKYWFSTMQHRDVKTYEDAISSLISKAQIPVKAVLGNSTISVNDFLNLNVGDIIRLDRKVDEELDVYVGNIHKFTALPGSADDNYAVRITNVLRGEEE, encoded by the coding sequence ATGGGCGAAGTCCTTTCGCAGAGTGAAATAGACAACTTGTTAAAACAGCTTAATAGTGGTGAACTCGATGTAGAGGAAATGAAAAATACTGAGGAAAAGACGGTTAAGGACTATGATTTTGCCAGACCTGCCAAATTCTCAAAAGAACATCTTCGTACGCTTGAAATTATATTTGAACATTACGGAAGATTGCTTTCGACCAATCTTCCTGCTTACCTGCGTATGCCGGTACAGGTTGAGGTTAAGACTTCCGAAGCCGTAATTTATTCGGAATTTTCCAATGCATTATCCAACCCGGTACTTCTGGGAGTTGTGGATTTTGAACCGTTAGATGGCAATATTGTATTGGAAATAGCTTCCAATCTGGGCTTTGTAATAATAGACAGATTACTTGGAGGAGCGGGTAAACCGTTGTCTAAGGGAAGAGATTTTTCGGAAATAGAGCTTTCAATAATTGAAAGAATTTTTAATATTTGTGTTAATCTTTTAAGAGAGCCTTGGCAGAATGTTTTAAGCATTGTACCGAGAATGGAGAGAATTGAGACTAATTCCCAGTTTGCCCAGATTATTTCTCCTAGCGAGATGATTGCCATTGTTACGATAAGCATTAAGCTTGGAGACACGGAAGGACTTATGAATGTCTGTCTTCCGTATTCGGTGCTGGAGCCGGTAATGGATAAGCTGAATACCAAATACTGGTTCTCTACAATGCAACATAGAGATGTTAAGACATACGAAGATGCAATATCTTCACTCATATCCAAAGCACAGATACCGGTTAAGGCTGTTTTGGGCAACAGCACAATATCTGTTAATGATTTTCTTAATTTAAATGTTGGTGATATTATCAGACTTGACAGAAAAGTTGATGAAGAACTTGATGTTTATGTCGGCAATATACATAAGTTTACTGCATTGCCGGGTTCGGCAGATGATAATTATGCAGTAAGAATAACGAATGTGTTGAGAGGTGAAGAAGAGTAA
- a CDS encoding flagellar hook protein FlgE, translated as MMRALYSGVAGLKTHQTKMDVIGNNIANVNTVGFKSQSVTFSDVFYQTTQNASGANAETGMGGTNAKQIGLGSTVSSITTKVSESGGSQSTSNPFDLMINGDSMFIVNNAGTNYFTKAGNFTVDSAGTLVTSQGYAVQGWKANEEGVIMKGPVTSLNLYGAENKYAAPEATENCTISGNINKEDDGFESGVGRSMNITFYDTLGYEYQVTVKVTQDPDDDYKYNLVATGLTCGGKAVDFGADAQTKLEGLLKDVTLTFDKVTGELADPADGKVTLNTTTLGIDSLAKDVNLDFSKMTCLGTDTSFTPARGDKEGLGAGRLVGTMSGVSIQKDGIIVAYYDNGDSKIIAQIAVANFKNLSGLEKVGDNLFAETLNSGNFDGIGDDITEDGGYFSPGVLEMSNVDLAAEFTDMITTQRGYQANSRIITVSDTLLEELINLKR; from the coding sequence ATGATGAGAGCACTTTACTCTGGTGTAGCAGGTCTTAAGACACACCAGACAAAAATGGACGTTATCGGTAATAACATCGCTAACGTTAATACAGTAGGTTTTAAATCACAGTCGGTAACATTCAGTGATGTATTTTACCAGACAACACAGAATGCTTCAGGAGCCAATGCAGAGACCGGCATGGGCGGAACCAACGCAAAGCAGATTGGTCTTGGTTCTACGGTATCTTCTATTACAACAAAGGTATCTGAATCAGGTGGTTCACAGTCAACAAGTAATCCGTTTGACCTTATGATAAACGGAGATTCAATGTTTATAGTAAATAACGCAGGTACTAATTATTTTACCAAGGCAGGTAATTTTACGGTAGACAGTGCCGGAACACTTGTTACTTCACAGGGTTATGCGGTACAGGGCTGGAAAGCCAACGAAGAAGGCGTAATAATGAAAGGACCTGTTACTTCATTGAACCTTTATGGAGCAGAAAATAAATATGCTGCCCCTGAAGCAACGGAAAACTGCACAATTTCAGGCAACATCAACAAAGAAGATGATGGTTTTGAATCAGGAGTAGGAAGAAGTATGAATATTACTTTCTATGATACTCTCGGATATGAATATCAGGTAACTGTTAAGGTAACCCAGGATCCTGATGATGATTATAAATATAACCTTGTTGCTACCGGTCTTACATGTGGAGGCAAAGCAGTAGATTTTGGAGCTGATGCACAGACCAAACTTGAAGGACTTCTTAAAGACGTTACACTTACATTTGATAAGGTAACAGGTGAACTTGCAGATCCTGCGGATGGAAAAGTAACACTTAATACAACAACTCTTGGAATCGATTCCCTTGCTAAGGATGTTAATCTTGATTTTTCAAAGATGACATGTCTCGGTACAGATACAAGTTTTACACCGGCAAGGGGTGATAAGGAAGGACTTGGAGCGGGACGTCTTGTAGGTACTATGTCGGGTGTAAGTATCCAGAAGGACGGTATTATTGTTGCTTATTATGATAATGGTGATTCAAAGATTATTGCCCAGATAGCGGTTGCTAACTTCAAGAACCTTTCAGGACTTGAAAAAGTCGGAGATAATCTTTTTGCGGAGACACTTAACTCCGGTAACTTTGACGGTATTGGTGATGATATAACAGAGGATGGCGGATATTTTTCACCAGGTGTCCTTGAAATGTCCAATGTAGATCTTGCTGCAGAATTTACAGACATGATTACAACACAGCGTGGATACCAGGCTAACTCAAGAATTATTACTGTATCAGATACATTGCTCGAGGAACTTATTAACCTTAAGAGATAA